In Merismopedia glauca CCAP 1448/3, the following proteins share a genomic window:
- a CDS encoding DUF6888 family protein: MFPTVEQCVSCVQVCLDLTGLYIPIYLVRLDERNSKLVILAGEEIEVAIALDKEWVFLE, from the coding sequence ATTTTTCCAACTGTTGAGCAATGCGTCAGTTGTGTCCAAGTGTGTCTCGATTTAACTGGACTCTACATCCCAATTTATTTGGTGAGGCTAGATGAGCGCAACAGCAAGTTGGTTATTCTAGCAGGTGAGGAAATAGAGGTAGCGATCGCTCTAGATAAGGAATGGGTGTTTTTAGAATAA
- a CDS encoding addiction module protein, translating to MDITATLKEITALSVSDRIRLVQAIWDTIADEQVYSNLITSQQQELDRRIADYEANPDDVLTWEEIKASIKGL from the coding sequence ATGGACATCACAGCTACCTTGAAAGAGATTACAGCATTAAGTGTTAGCGATCGCATTCGTTTGGTGCAAGCAATTTGGGACACTATCGCTGACGAGCAAGTTTACAGTAATCTCATAACATCGCAACAGCAAGAACTAGATCGCCGCATAGCCGATTATGAAGCTAATCCCGATGACGTGTTGACGTGGGAAGAGATTAAAGCTTCAATTAAAGGACT